The genomic DNA GTTTGTAACTGCGGATTCGATTATTGATGGTGCAGATGATACCCAAGGCTGGAACCGGTTTTCTTATGTAAAGGGCAATCCGATCAATACGAAAGATCCAACTGGACATGAAGGAAGTAAGTCTGAATACAAATCTTTAGAGTCAGCGCCTATAAATGTTATTGGAAGCAGGAATCCTTCCCCATCCAACAGTGATAGAGCTTGGGCTTTTGGAAAAGGATTGCTTACCGGCGCAGTTATTGGAGGAGTTTTAGGATTTGTCGGGGGGGTTGCTTTAGGTGGATTGAGTGTAGTCGCAAGCCCCGCTATTGCCCTTGCAGTTGGTATCGGCCTTCTTGGGTTTGGAATTTATGCAATCGGATCAGAGATTCATACTCTTTTGAAAGGTGAAGAGAATGGGCGGAAAATAGGGGAATTAGAAACCTATGAACGTTCCGGAAATCTAATAGGCAGTACTTTGAGTGGAGGTATTGGGGCTAAATTCGGCTTTAAATGGGGGGCGAGCAAAGTTGCAAAACTTAGGATGGGAACTCCAGAAACGAGTCCGGGTAATTCTCCTGCAACTGGAGAGGCTGGAGGCAGTGGAGCATCGGGTGCCAATTCTAGATTTTCACAGATACCAAAATCATCAGAATTAAGAAGTTGGGCAAAAGAGCAAGGATACGAAAAGTTAAGTCATGAAAATGGAATTGAGACATGGGGTGTAAAAGGTAAAAACGGTGAAAAAGGAGATTGGATGTTAAAATTGAAGGAACCATCAAAATATGAAGATATTCATCCCGATAGTAAGAAGTATAGATTTTCTGCAAGGTCGGAATCAGGAAGTTACTTGGATCCAACAACAGGGAAAACTGGAACTAAGGCAGAGTATGGCCATATGCCACTTGATCCCGACTAAGTATTATGCATAAAGATAACCTTCAGGAATACCTTTTTATTGATTGCATATTGGTGGACTTTTCTTTGAGTCCGACAGCTACAGACTTAATAGTAATTACGGAGGCCTATTACTCGGAGGTTTTAAATAGCATTCGAAAAAAAGGCTTATTGAAAGTCACTTTTGGGCAGTTGATAGAGTTAAATATTCGAAAAACAAGTGAATTTGATCATGACCTTTCGCTACCTTATGATCGGAAAGGCGATCACGTTAAGGCTAATGAAATATATGTGATGGATATTTCTACTTCTGATGGAATATTGTCTGGGAAATTAGATTCAGATATGTTGCATGTGGAAGTAAAATTTAGAGGTTTACAGATCGAGGAGTTAGGTGAAAATTCTTGAAATCCTCCCGTAATCGTCTCCTTTATGTTTAATATGATTTATGTGACGGACACGAGAGGTTACTATAATGATTTAACTTCCTTTAAGTTTAATTTGTCGTTGGTTTCGTTTTATTCGTATGCTAGGTATTGGCATACATCATTGATGGAGATATGTAGTTAATGCTAAATGGCAGAGAGTAAATCTACTCTGCAAATTTGTGATAAGATAATTGCTATACGACCTACTGATCTTATCCTCTTGCGTGTGTATGTAAGAAGATTGTAATTAGTATGGTAATCTCTTTCGCGACTGTTTTTTTTGAGCTCAAAGAAATTCTTATTTAGTTCAACATAACTTACTCTCGAACTCGAACCTTTCTTTTTCTATCGAAGCTTAACCGAATTCTTTTGTCTAGAAGTTAAAGCCAACATAGCTATAATCAAATGTAGAAAGATTTTCCATTTCTCTCCTTTTCTTTAAAACCGCTTGCCTGTATATAGTCAAACCTTCGTGAGTAATATAGGCTAAGCTTTAGAATTTCCAAAGTAGTTCGAATTTCATTTGGAAAGTATTCTCTAATATTATCACCTTAAATAAAATTACTTCACCCCAGCAAGCGCTCTCGTAACAGCCCGAGACAGCTCATCCGCCGCTACTTTACGTGACGGCACACTACCGTTGTTTGAAACCGCTATTGTCTTAGGATAATTGGCTGCTTCCAATCTATCGCGATCGGCTACGGCTCCGCTGATTACCAAACAGTCAGCACCAACCTTACGACAAAGATGAACCACTGCATCTACAAGTTTGCCTGCCAGAGTACCTGCATCAGTTCTGCCTTCTCCGGTTAAGACTAAATCGCCTGGACGGATTGTATCAACTAATCTGGATTCTTCTAGAAAAAAATGAGAACCTGAGCCGAGCGTTACTTGCTTTCTTGCCATTCCAAGAAATGGGAGTGCAATTCCTCCTCCTGCACCGACACCGTCCGGCCAATTTGTGTCGCTTTGTTTAGCGAACTCTGCCCACAAGCGGGAGAGTTGACCAAGCCCATCTTCTAATAAGGCCACATCATTTGGCGTCGCTCCTTTTTGAGGGCCAAACAATTTTGGAGCGCCTGTTGGACCAAGTAGAGGATTGGTTACATCAGAAAACATTTTGATATTGGCTTGTATCGAGGTAAATGTGTCAGGAGGTACGAGCCTTCTCACATTAGATAAATTTCGCAGAGAATTCACCGAGTTACCTTTTCCGTCTAATAACTGAAATCCGAATTCTTGTAAGATTCCTAGTCCTCCATCGCATACTGCCGTACCTCCGAGGAACAAAAACAAATTCCTTTTTTGCTGAGTGAGCATATGCAGAACCCAGCGACCAAGACCGCTGCTCCTGCGATCGAGAATAGGAAGTCGGCGATTATCTCTGAAGTTTAAGGAAAGTAGTCGTGCCGATTCAAAGTAAGCATCGGTCTCGTTGACAAGGTAACAAATGGAACGGTTGAACCCACTCGCGTTAGGGAGAATATCTGCGCGAAGATTTAACTTTGGCCGCAGTGAGTGTAGAGCGACAAGACTTCCTTCGCCCCCGTCAGCCAGAGGGAGTTTGAGCACCTGGATTGAATCACCCAAAGCAGAGCGAACACCGGAATACATTGCACTTGCAGCGCGTGTTGCACTAAGTGTCCCTTTGAATTTATCGGGTGCGATGATTACACGTTTGTAGCGCATTCACATGCCCGCTTCTTCCAAACCATTTTCTGTATACTTCATGACGATCATTTTTGGAATTGAAAACGGATTCGGACAAGCAGATTTTAGAATATAGTTGATTTAATGTATTATGTAATTTTCATATAAACTCGAATTTAAAATAAGGATTACGAAAAGAGAAAAAATTCAGAGGAATAACTCGGTCATGGATCATAGCTTCAACCCCTGATCCCACAAGATCAGGGAAGCGATGACTAATGCAAAATAACCGAAACCAATTTTCAGAGATCTTTCACTTATTTTGTGCGAAAGCTTTTGTCCTAAATACATTCCTGCAATTCCCAGGCCACAAATTATTAGAAGTAATGGGCAATTTTCAGTTTGCACCGATCTGAAACTGATTCCGAATCCGAAAAGAGAATTTGCTGAAATAATAATTAGTGATGTTCCTACTGCCTTCCTGATGGGAAACTTGAGCAAAATTACAAGAGCAGGAATGATTAGAAATCCTCCTCCTGCTCCTACAAATCCGGTAATCATTCCTACCATCAATCCTTTGATACCAATCGATAAGAAGTTCGTTTGTATCGTATTCAATTTAGTCGTTTCTGTTTCTGCAGGAATAGAGCTGCTGGAGCGAATCATAGTCCAAGAACTAAAAACCATTATGATCGAGAAAATGATCATTATAAACAAAGGTTTTGTTAATGTGATCCCAAAATTGGAAATTAAGATGTTTGGAATGGAAGGAAGAAGTAAGTTTCTCGCAATATAAATACCTATAAAGCTTGGTGCCGCGAAATACATTCCAATTTTTAGATTCGTATCTCCTTTTTTTATCTGAAAGATTGATCCGGTTAAGGCTGCTATGCCGACCACGAAGAGTGAGTTTGTTGTCGCAAAAATTGCATCTTGTCCGAAAAAATAAAAAAGTATGGGAACTGTGAGAATTGAACCTCCTGCACCAATCAGGCCGAGCATAGTTCCCATAATAAAGGAAGATATATATCCTAGGATAAGCATTAGCTTATTCTAATTTGCTTTTCAAATTCGTTTTCTTATCTAGGAGCCAAAATAATAACATTCCTGAAATTATACTTACAAAAACGATAATTGGCCTTGTTTCAAAGCTTGCAAGAGTGGTGACTGAAACGGTAGGGCAATAACCGCCCAATCCCCAGCCGATTCCAAAAATCAAACTCCCGATAATCAATGCAGGGGTGATCTCTTGGCGAGTTGGAATAAACCAATCCTTGGAGAACATTGGAGTTTTTCTTTTTCGTATCAATTTGTAAGTGATAAAATGAACTCCTACTGCTCCAGCCATCGTGAATAGTAGGGTAGGGTTCCATTTTCCGAATATATCTAGAAATCCTATTATGTTTGCAGGTTGTAAAATTCCGGACATGCCGAGACCGATCGCGAATAATAAACCTACAATCAAGGCTCCTATATTATATTTCATATAATTAGCCCTGTTTTTCTGAGTAATACTACTGCTGCCATTCCCGCAGCCATGAATACGATTGTTGCTACTATGGATCTAGGAGAAACTCTACTTACTCCACAAACTCCATGTCCGCTTGTACAACCTCCTCCTAACATTGCGCCGAATCCTACGAGTACTCCTGCAACAGAACCGATCCATGCTGTTGTTTGTAGTTCCGCTGCTAAAAGTTCAGGCGCTGTGATTTTTAAAGAAAGACCTCCGATAAGTAATCCTACTATAAAATACCATCTCCATTCTATATCACCTTTGATCGGTACCAATACTCCATATACAATGCTGCTGACTCCGGTTACTCTTCCGTTCCATAAAAGCATTAAAGAAACGGCGATACCAATCACCACTCCACCTATAAGGCCCATTATCCATTCTGTTGCCATTCTTATTCCCCTCTGGGCAGGTACTTCTCATTCCAATTCACCATCCCTCCTGCCATATTGGATGTGAATTTATAACCTAAACGAATACTTTCTTCCGTTGCTTGTTTGGAACGTTTTCCGCTTCGACATACGAAGATGATCTCTTCAAAACGATCGCCTGCTTCTAAATATTTAGTTAAATCAGGTCCGAGAGTTACAAGTTGAGAAGTCCGAATATGTCCTAACTCCCCGTGAAATTCATCCGGAGAACGTACATCTATAATTTTTATATTTCCAATTTTTTTAAATACGTCTTCATTCAGTACAGTAGGAATTCCTGATATACTTTGAGGATTCATCGTTCTTACGATTTCCAAACTTCCACATCCGGTATTTGCAGGAAGTGCCAAGTGCATTTTTTTAGGAGTTGTAAATTGTAATTCTTCCATGATCTTCTGGAATTCTTCTTTTGAACGGTTCCCTCCTATCCTCGGGTTTAATCTTTTTTCCAATCCGATTGTAGTGCTTGTTAAACCTTTATAATCATGTGCCGGATAAACTTTGGTTTCATCAGGCAGGGAGAATAGTTTTTGAATGATGCTATCGTATAGTTTGGAGGCGGATCCTTCTTGGAAGTCCGTTCTACCGGTGCCTCGGATCAGAAGTGAATCTCCTGTAAATACCATTCCTTCGAATAGGAAACTCATACACGCATTGGTATGTCCTGGAGTCGCGATCGCTTTTATATTTTTGTTCCCAAGCGGAAGAATACGTCCGTCTTCGAGCAGAATATCTACACAATCGATTTCCGTTAATGCACTTACAGCTGTTTGGGCCATAGTGTTTTTACGGATTTCGGAGGCTCCAGTAATATGATCTGCATGTATATGGGTTTCTAAAATATACATTAAATAAAGACCCAACTCTCTGATCAGTTTTAGATCTCTATCTACAGTTTCCCAAACTGGATCTATGATTGCCGCTTCCTTGGTTTCCATATCCGCAATCAAGTAAGTGTAAGTAGAAGATTGGGATTCGAATAGCTGGTAAAAAAGAATATCTTTCATTTTTTTAAATTTTATCCTTTGTAACGTGCATATACATCAATATACGACACTTCTATTTTCGAACCTTGTATAATCCTGCAGACGATTGGAAAAAAATTATAGAGGCTATTCGATTTTTTGGAAGTTTTGCAGAATTATACAAACACCGGGCCTTTCTACATCAGTCGATTAAGGAAAAGGGAGTTAAGACATGAGAACAAAAGAAAGAGATAAACTTCACAAAGATGGGCTCATCAATTTTTCGATGGCGTTTACTGCTGCGGGATTTTTATGGAGCTTTTTGTATTTTATGTTAGGGTTTCCGCAATCTGCCTTGATCCCCGGAGGTTACGCGGTCTTAAGTTTGTTAAGCCTGTTTTTTGTTTTTGTTACAGGTAAGTATTTAGCTTTTAGATTTCTTCAATTTCTTTTTATCCTAATACTTCCTGTACTTTTACAATTGAGCTTAGGAGGTTTTGAGAATTCCGGAGCAGTGATTATTTGGGCAATACTTTGTCCACTTGGAGCTCTTTCTTTCGCTCCAATCCGCCAAGGTTTGGTATGGTTCGGATTATTCCTTGTCGTTTTGGTCTTAACTGGACTCTCCGAATTTTATCTACATCTACCTGTGCCAAAGGTAGAACGCAATATGCAGATATTATTTTTTGTGATCAATATTGTAGGAGCAGGAACCCTTACTTTTTTCAGCTTATACTATTTTATTTCCAAAAATAAACAAGAGCATGATAGAGCTGAAAATCTTCTTTTGAATATTCTACCGGAACCGATAGCGGAAAGATTAAAACGAAATCCGTCTACCATCGCCGATGGATACAAACTGGTTTCTATATTATTTGCGGATATAGAAAATTTCACCGTAATCTCTCAAAAGGTATCTCCTGAAACTTTGGTTCATTTTTTGAATGATGTGTTTTCCCATTTTGATCTTCTGGCTGAAAAATACGGAATGGAAAAAATCAAAACGATCGGAGACGCGTATATGGCAGTTTCCGGTATTCCGATTTGGAATGAAGATCACGCAGAAAATGCGATGAAAATGGCCATCGAAATGCAAAAGTTTGTAAAGACATTGCATGATCCTTCCGGAAATCCTTTGAGGATGAGGATTGGTATCCATTCCGGTCCCGTTGTTGCCGGGGTGATCGGCAAGAAAAAATTCGCATATGATCTTTGGGGCGATGCTGTGAATACCGCTAGTAGATTGGAATCGCATGGTGTGCCGGGTCGGATCCAAATCTCGGAAACAACCTACGATCTACTTGAAGAT from Leptospira selangorensis includes the following:
- a CDS encoding glycerate kinase, whose amino-acid sequence is MRYKRVIIAPDKFKGTLSATRAASAMYSGVRSALGDSIQVLKLPLADGGEGSLVALHSLRPKLNLRADILPNASGFNRSICYLVNETDAYFESARLLSLNFRDNRRLPILDRRSSGLGRWVLHMLTQQKRNLFLFLGGTAVCDGGLGILQEFGFQLLDGKGNSVNSLRNLSNVRRLVPPDTFTSIQANIKMFSDVTNPLLGPTGAPKLFGPQKGATPNDVALLEDGLGQLSRLWAEFAKQSDTNWPDGVGAGGGIALPFLGMARKQVTLGSGSHFFLEESRLVDTIRPGDLVLTGEGRTDAGTLAGKLVDAVVHLCRKVGADCLVISGAVADRDRLEAANYPKTIAVSNNGSVPSRKVAADELSRAVTRALAGVK
- a CDS encoding sulfite exporter TauE/SafE family protein; translation: MLILGYISSFIMGTMLGLIGAGGSILTVPILFYFFGQDAIFATTNSLFVVGIAALTGSIFQIKKGDTNLKIGMYFAAPSFIGIYIARNLLLPSIPNILISNFGITLTKPLFIMIIFSIIMVFSSWTMIRSSSSIPAETETTKLNTIQTNFLSIGIKGLMVGMITGFVGAGGGFLIIPALVILLKFPIRKAVGTSLIIISANSLFGFGISFRSVQTENCPLLLIICGLGIAGMYLGQKLSHKISERSLKIGFGYFALVIASLILWDQGLKL
- a CDS encoding DUF6691 family protein, with translation MKYNIGALIVGLLFAIGLGMSGILQPANIIGFLDIFGKWNPTLLFTMAGAVGVHFITYKLIRKRKTPMFSKDWFIPTRQEITPALIIGSLIFGIGWGLGGYCPTVSVTTLASFETRPIIVFVSIISGMLLFWLLDKKTNLKSKLE
- a CDS encoding YeeE/YedE family protein, with the protein product MATEWIMGLIGGVVIGIAVSLMLLWNGRVTGVSSIVYGVLVPIKGDIEWRWYFIVGLLIGGLSLKITAPELLAAELQTTAWIGSVAGVLVGFGAMLGGGCTSGHGVCGVSRVSPRSIVATIVFMAAGMAAVVLLRKTGLII
- a CDS encoding MBL fold metallo-hydrolase encodes the protein MKDILFYQLFESQSSTYTYLIADMETKEAAIIDPVWETVDRDLKLIRELGLYLMYILETHIHADHITGASEIRKNTMAQTAVSALTEIDCVDILLEDGRILPLGNKNIKAIATPGHTNACMSFLFEGMVFTGDSLLIRGTGRTDFQEGSASKLYDSIIQKLFSLPDETKVYPAHDYKGLTSTTIGLEKRLNPRIGGNRSKEEFQKIMEELQFTTPKKMHLALPANTGCGSLEIVRTMNPQSISGIPTVLNEDVFKKIGNIKIIDVRSPDEFHGELGHIRTSQLVTLGPDLTKYLEAGDRFEEIIFVCRSGKRSKQATEESIRLGYKFTSNMAGGMVNWNEKYLPRGE
- a CDS encoding adenylate/guanylate cyclase domain-containing protein; the protein is MRTKERDKLHKDGLINFSMAFTAAGFLWSFLYFMLGFPQSALIPGGYAVLSLLSLFFVFVTGKYLAFRFLQFLFILILPVLLQLSLGGFENSGAVIIWAILCPLGALSFAPIRQGLVWFGLFLVVLVLTGLSEFYLHLPVPKVERNMQILFFVINIVGAGTLTFFSLYYFISKNKQEHDRAENLLLNILPEPIAERLKRNPSTIADGYKLVSILFADIENFTVISQKVSPETLVHFLNDVFSHFDLLAEKYGMEKIKTIGDAYMAVSGIPIWNEDHAENAMKMAIEMQKFVKTLHDPSGNPLRMRIGIHSGPVVAGVIGKKKFAYDLWGDAVNTASRLESHGVPGRIQISETTYDLLEDTSQLEIRRLINVKGKGEMRTYLSYE